One Sphaeramia orbicularis chromosome 21, fSphaOr1.1, whole genome shotgun sequence DNA window includes the following coding sequences:
- the LOC115412808 gene encoding C-type lectin domain family 17, member A-like, which produces MSFCRCYFFSSSTGPWETGRNDCKNRDADLVVIDSTEEQEFIQGFKQEYWIGLNDLVSEGPWKWVDGSSVTLKFWNPGEPNNGKARNGMHLYEEDCGQKTAKGKWNDRHCGVPMRWICENSCSV; this is translated from the exons ATGTCCTTTTGCAGGTGTTACTTCTTTTCCAGTTCAACTGGACCCTGGGAAACAGGAAGAAACGACTGCAAAAACAGAGACGCAGATCTGGTGGTGATAGACAGCACAGAGGAACAG GAGTTCATCCAAGGGTTCAAACAGGAATATTGGATCGGTTTGAACGATCTTGTCAGCGAGGGACCCTGGAAATGGGTCGATGGATCTTCAGTCACACTGAa GTTCTGGAATCCGGGGGAACCAAACAACGGTAAGGCGCGTAATGGTATGCATTTGTATGAGGAGGACTGTGGACAAAAAACTGCGAAGGGTAAATGGAATGATCGGCACTGTGGCGTCCCGATGCGTTGGATCTGTGAGAATAGCTGCAGTGTTTAG
- the LOC115412608 gene encoding CD209 antigen-like protein C yields MEDLYMNIEEVKRVNTGSSAPQVSNRGLRRAVVFLGFFCGSLMFGLIGLRVYINISAAELTSIKANMTDHLQTSKDQMSDLNGQLQTSRDQISDLIRDRDQLNTSLIRANQEVERLQTLPKKQKTTCPAGWRMSFCSCYFFSSTAGPWEAGRNDCKNRDADLVVIDSTEEQEFIQGFKDYYWIGLTDRVNEGTWKWVDGSPVTLTFWDKGEPNNGMGSNGVNHGEEDCAEKPAKGKWNDLSCNTLRRWICEK; encoded by the exons ATGGAGGATCTGTACATGAACATTGAGGAGGTTAAACGTGTCAACACGGGATCTTCAG CTCCTCAGGTCTCAAACAGGGGCTTACGTAGAGCTGTTGTCTTTCTGGGGTTCTTCTGTGGTTCCCTGATGTTTGGACTCATCGGCCTCAGGGTCTACA TAAACATCTCAGCTGCAGAACTGACCTCAATCAAAGCCAACATGACGGACCATCTACAGACCAGCAAAGACCAGATGTCAGACCTGAACGGGCAGCtccagaccagcagagaccagataTCAGACCTGATTAGAGACCGAGACCAGCTCAACACCAGCCTCATCAGagccaaccaggaagtggagaggCTGCAGACTCTGCCCAAAA AGCAGAAGACAACGTGTCCTGCAGGATGGAGGATGTCCTTTTGCAGCTGTTACTTCTTTTCCAGTACAGCTGGACCCTGGGAAGCAGGAAGAAACGACTGCAAAAACAGAGACGCAGATCTGGTGGTGATAGACAGCACAGAGGAACAG GAGTTCATCCAAGGGTTCAAAGATTATTATTGGATCGGTTTGACTGATCGTGTCAATGAGGGAACTTGGAAATGGGTCGATGGATCTCCAGTCACACTGac GTTCTGGGATAAAGGGGAACCGAACAATGGTATGGGGAGTAACGGTGTGAATCACGGTGAAGAGGACTGTGCAGAAAAACCGGCGAAGGGTAAATGGAATGATCTGTCCTGTAACACCCTGAGACGTTGGATTTGTGAGAAATAG